The genomic segment ATCCGTGCGCGCCTTCTCGAGCAGGTCGTTCATCTCCTGGGTGCGCGGCTTGAGCTGTACGAGCAGTTGCACCGCCGTCAGCCGCATGAGCGGATCGGCATCCGCCAGGCCCTTCTTCAGGTGCGGCAGCGCCTCGGCCGTCAGCGGGTCGCATAGCGCCGACAGGGCCGCGCGCCGCACGAGGGCGTCGGCATTGTCCAGGGCGCCGGTCAGCGCCGGTCGCGCCGGGGTGCCCGCCTCGATGAGTAGCCGCACTGCCGTCCGCCGGACCACGAGGTTGGCGTCCTGCAGGCCGGCGGCCAGGGCCGGCACGGCGGCCGCGCCCTGGTTGGCCTGCTGGATCAGCGCCATGCGGCGCGCGGCCGGCGAGCTGGTCGCCGGCGCGGCCTGTCCTGCCGCCAGGGCGCCAAGCTGCAGCCCCAGCAGCAGAACTCCGAGATGCACAAGGGGTGTCTTCACGGGTTCGGTCCTCTCTGACGTAGTTGGGCCCCACTCACGACGGGCGGCCCAGTCGTTTCAGTTCACAGTTGTCGCCGCGGCCCGAGCCACACCTGGTCGCGCCACAGGCGCAAGTCGCGGAAGGACACGGGTGCGGCCGACCGGTCCGGTGCCGGCTCAGGTGCGTCCGGCGTCTTGATGTTGTACAGACAACCCAGCCCCCAGCCCCGGAACACAGGTGTGCTCGGGTCAATGGCATAGGCGCCGGTGAAGGCGGAGTGCGCCCGGATGCGGTCGCCCACCCAGAGCATCTGCCCGTGCGGGCCCCACGAGAAGGCCAGGTCATGCCACTTCCCGGTGGGCAGTTCCGGGCTGACGATGATGTGCCAGCGGTCCGGGTCCGGCTGCGGCTGCGAGCAGTAGCCGAACGACACGCGGAAGGCGGTTGGACCCGCACGCTGCGCAGCGACTTCCAGCGACGGCCACGTGGTCCCCGGCGTGCCCAGGGTGGTGCGCTCGTACGCGTCCGACAGCAGCATCCCCTCCTGGAAGTCGTCGTCCACAAGGATCGTCACCGCGATCGTGCCCGCCGCGGTGGGCAACTGCTGGCCGCAATCGGCGTAGCGCACCCACGACGCGCCGTTGCGGAGGGTAACGCACTGCCCGTGTCCGATGGCGCCATGCTCCCGGCCGCGGGGCAGCTCGGTCAGCGGGTCCGCGAAGTCCGGCGCCGGGGCAGCGGCCAGGGAACCGAGACCCGCCCACATCGTGACGGCGGCGATCCAGGCGTGCCAGGTAAGGCGACGCATGTCCCGACCTCCTCCCACTGCGGTGGCGCCCGAGCCCCGGCGGCCAGTTCGTGGGCACCGCGGGTATGCCGTTTTCGCCGTCGCCACCGGGGGAACCTGCCCCGACCCCGTCTTGCGCCACCCGGCCTTGACGTCCAGCAGGGCGTTCGTTATAGTGAACACCCGGTGATTATACTGTGCGGGACACGTCGCCGCCCGAACCCGTCGCCGCCGTCGGGCCCAGGCTCCGCGCACTGCGGGAGCAGCGAGGCCTGTCCATGCGCGGCCTGGCCTCCCAGGCCGGTGTCGCCGCCAGCTACGTGTCGGCTGTCGAGGCCGGACGCATCTCCCCCACCATCGCCACCCTCCGCAAGCTCCTGCTCGTCCTGGGCGAGGACTTCGCCAGCTTCTTCGCCGCCGCCGGTGCGCCACCTGACGACCCCGTCTTCCGCCGCGAGGACATGCGCCAGGTCGCCGATGCCACGCGCCGCTATACCCTCGTGCTTCCGCGACGGCCGGACATCCGTTGCGAGATTCTCGACGAGGAGTTCCGCCCCTCGCGCCAGACGCCGCCCTACGAGACGATCGGTTCCGACCTGGCCGGCTACGTGCTGGAAGGTGAAGTGCTGCTGGAGATCGAGGGCCAGGAGCCGCGTGTTCTGCGGGCCGGGGACGCCTTCTACGTGCCGGCTGACCGGCCCGTGCGCGGCCGCTGCCAGGGCGATACGCCCGCGCGGCTGGTGACGGTGGCCGTGCCGCCGCGCTACTGACGCCGCTGCCCACGGGCAGCACTCATTCCGAGCAGTGTCTATCAGGAGGGCAGGACATGCTTACGTCGCAGATGGTCAAGGAGTACGCGAAGAGCGTCGGGGCTGACATCGTCGGCATCGCCGACATGAACCGCTGGGAGGGAGCCCCGCCGTACGCCGACGCCCGCTACATCTGCCCAGACGCCAGGACCATGGTCGTCATGGGCTTCCGCATCCCGCGCGGGACCTTGCGCGGCATCGAGGAGGGCACCTTCTACACCGCCTACGCCTCCATGGGTTACGCGGCCATCAACCACGTCCTGCAGCCCATGGTGCTCTGGCGGGTGACGGCCATGCTGGAGGACGCGGGGTATGAGGCCATGCCCATCTCCAACAACTTCCCGTGGTGCAACATGGCCACCGGCACCGGCGTGCTGCAGCCCAACTGGAGCCGCCCCGTGTCCCCCGACAAGCCAGCACCCGACGTATTCGTGCACATGCGGCTGGCCGCGTTCATGGCGGGCCTGGGCGAGATCGGCTGGTCG from the bacterium genome contains:
- a CDS encoding helix-turn-helix domain-containing protein — protein: MRDTSPPEPVAAVGPRLRALREQRGLSMRGLASQAGVAASYVSAVEAGRISPTIATLRKLLLVLGEDFASFFAAAGAPPDDPVFRREDMRQVADATRRYTLVLPRRPDIRCEILDEEFRPSRQTPPYETIGSDLAGYVLEGEVLLEIEGQEPRVLRAGDAFYVPADRPVRGRCQGDTPARLVTVAVPPRY